From the genome of Alicyclobacillus sp. SO9:
GAGATATGAGTACGGTGTATCAGATAGGGTCGCAATCCACAGCGGCTGCGAATATGGAATAAACGGAATAACAGAGGCCATGCCCCAAATGAGAACCCAGACATAAGTATGAAATCCAGTTTGCGTCTTCTGCCGTGTACCCAAAATAGAACTTGACCCTCTCTTCAGTTTCTAAGATAGTTCCACGTTATCTAGTTTGGCTTTTGCTTTCCGCTTTCGGTTCGCATACCACAAGCCAACCATACCCAGTGGAATGAGCGCAGCGAGCGGAGCTTCCGGCAGGGTGTCCACAAGGGGTCCAGCCGTAGACGTGTATTGATACCCGTTACTTTTATAGGACGTGGAAACCCAAACTGTCTCCTTCTGTCCATAGTTCGGCAGCGGAATGGTATACGTGAATGGATGGCCTGGTGAAGGCGTCAAGTTTCCCGTTTCCGATTTTGGATTCGAAGCGCTTGAACTGCCCTGAGGCCCGCCGAGTGTAAACACGAAGGTAAGTGTCTGTGCAGGCTGTAGTTTGTTGTTTAAATTCGGAATTGAAAGTGTAATACTTGTCTGTTTTGAAGATGTGACCACTTTGCTGCTGTAACTATTGTTTGTGGCGGCGAATGCAACGGAAGTCATAAACAAAGAGGAAGCGCCCACAAAGCCAGCCGAAAGCATCAGCAACCGACTTTTCATTGGTTTTTCTCCTTCCGTAATGCTTGCATACTGTATGTAACTCTACTATAGCATTTTGCATGCCAGCGCTTTCTAAAGAAAACTTTAAAGCTCTGTAATGCCTTTGTTTGCGCGGTTCTGAGCGAAGTGTCATGAGGGTGACTTCGGCCCTGAAAGCTGATAAACTTGTGCTAGAATCGTCAGAATTCTTGTTTGAACACAACAATGCAAAGGAATGGGAAGTATGGCCAACGGATTAGGGCTGCAACTGTTCGGGTATCGTCGTACGAAGGTGGATCGGCGACTTAAGAGTCTGAAAAAGACCCTTGACGATGCGCAGAAAAACCAGGAAGAACTACAAAAGGCTCTGCAGGATTTGTCTCTACAAGTGAAGACACTGCGAGCTGAGAAGGAAGAGTACGCGGCCGCATTGGCGACGGTGAAGCGTCAACAGCTTGACACGTTTGCAGAAACCCCAACTTCCTTTCCCATGACTGTTATGGTTGGACCCACTGATACAATTGCACCCATTACGGGGCTGATGGACGCCCTTGATGACTGTCCGTATTTAAATGTTCGTTTTCGATTATTTCGAGACGGTGTGTATCGCGTGGACGGTATTGCAACCGACCCAGTGTCGCTGCTGTCTTGGTTGAGAAAGCGGCCGGACGTGCAATTTCTGGACAATGATAAAGGAACGATTCATGTGATGCCGAAGGAAGTTTCTGCGTGATGACTGAGACAGATTTTCAGTCGGAGTATAGCCACAGTTGGAGATGGGATTCAGTTCGGGTCGCGAAACTGTTCGTCTCTTTGCGCCCCTATCGATTGTCTGATGCAACCGGATGGGTCGATCCCGTCAGCAAATCGGCAGCTGCCCTCCTTTCCCTAAATGCATGCCGAACACTTTCCATTCTGCCTTTCGCGAAGCATAATCAGCGTGTTTTCGTAGCCTGTTCCAATCCTGAAAAGGTACAGGACGAACCGACGCTGCGGGAATTAGCAATGGAAACGCATTGTTCCATCGTACTTTGCGGGACTGATTTGGATGACTTGGTGTTCGCTTGGCGGCGACTTGAGGAGCAGCCCGGCACAAATGCAGAGAACCGGCTTGGTGAGATTCTGCTGCAAGAAGGGAAGCTTTCCGGGCAGGAATTGATTGACGCACTGGAGGCTCAGAAGGAAACGGGCAGCCGTGTTGGTGCGATTCTCACGAGCGGAAATTCCTTGACATCATGGGATGTCGCTTTGGCCATTGCGCAACAGCGTAAGATTCCGGTGGTGGATTTGCTGCACCAACCACAGCTTAAGACGATGCTCAACGCCGCGAGTCTCGCACAAGTGTGGGAAAGTGTTTCAGATGAATTCTGGCACAGGCACCTGGTCGTTCCACTGGGCCGAGACGCGACTACTTTAACCGTCGCTATGGTGGATCCGGACGATTCCGAGGCACTCACAGCGCTCACTCAACAGTTTCAGTGCAAGGTTCGTATTTGTGCAGCTGGTTACCGCGATGTCATGTCAGCCCTTGCTGTTAAATACAGTAAAGAACATGAGGAAAGCAGCCGCCTTGCACTGGTTGCCAGACGTCCCGATGAAAGTGCCAGTGTTCGGTTTTCACGAGGGCAAATCGTGACGGCTACTGTGCTCCTGGTTCTGTTTGCCGGAGGCGTTGCCATCCGACCGCTTTGGACAATAGCCTTCGTCGTCATCGTTTTACAACTGATATATGCGGCAAACAACGTCTTTCGACTGTGGCTCATGCAGCGCTCTGCTAAGCAAACGACAGAGTACACGGTGACAAAAGTAGATTTGGCCAAGATTCCGCCGGTTTCGCTTCCGGCTTATACCGTTTTAGTGCCGGTGTACAAGGAAGCTGAAGTACTTCCTGACTTGGTGGAGGCAATTAAGAACTTGCAATATCCAAAAGACCGTCTGGATGTAAAGCTGCTGCTGGAGGAAGACGACGAAGAGACCATCCAAATTGCGAAGGCTTCCAAACTTCCTAATTTCATTGAGATGGTCATTGTGCCGTCTTCCGAACCCAAAACCAAACCCAAGGCATGCAATTACGGGCTTATGAGGGCGCGCGGGGAGTACGTGGTTATCTTTGACGCTGAGGATATTCCTGAGCCGGACCAACTCTTGAAGGCAATCTCTGTCTTCCGACAGAACAAAGACCAGACCCTTGCCTGTGTTCAGGCAAAATTAAGCTACTATAACGCGGAACAGAACATCCTGACCCGCTGGTTCACTGCCGAATACGCCAACTGGTTTGAACTGTCACTGCCAGCACTGTTTTCCCACGACCTGCCAATCCCGTTGGGGGGAACATCCAACCATTTCCGTGCCGATGTGCTCAAGGAGATGGGCGCCTGGGACCCATACAATGTGGCAGAAGACGCCGATTTAGGTATTCGAATGCACAAGCACGGTTACCGCACAGCCATTGTCAACTCAACGACATTTGAAGAAGCTAACGCTGATTTTCTCAACTGGATTCGCCAACGATCGCGGTGGGTCAAAGGATACATGCAAACCTGGTTGGTTCACATGCGTCGTCCAGTGGAACTGCACCGCGCGCTCGGTGTTAAGGGCACAGCCGCTTTTCATATGATTGTGGGCGGCACACCATTTACGTTTTTGCTCAACCCGCTGATGTGGTTTATGACCGTGCTGTGGTTTATTTTTAAGCCTCACTTTATGCATCAGTTGTATGACAACCCAATTTACTATCTGTCTGTTATAAACTTCATGTTCGGGAATTTCGCATTTACCTATGTCAACGTGGTTGGAACCATGCAACGCCAATCCTGGCCCTTGGCGAAATATGCGTTGCTATCGCCGATTTACTGGATTTTCATGTCCATTGCGTCATGGAAAGCTCTTTATCAATTGTTTGTTAAGCCGTCTTACTGGGAAAAGACGATTCATGGGCTGGCGAAGAAAGATGACAAATCTATCACTCAAATACTAACTGTCGGAAGTAATTCCTAACAATGTATACCAGTTGCAGGATGTATACAGGTTGCAGATGGAGCGAATATACATGACGAGTTTATCTCAAACAACTTCATTAGGACCGAATCATGAAAGACACTCGATGCCTTTAATGCAGGAGAGGCAAACCAGAAGTTTGGAAATGCTTGAGCCCTTCATTTTGTCTTTCCTGGCGTTCTTGATGGCTTTGTCTGGTGGCGTTTATCTAGCTTTTGTGCTTCATGTTATCAACTCAGATGCCCTGACTAGAGTACTCAATGCGTATTACACAATTTTTTCACCTAAGTTTCATCTCGCGGCCATGGGATTTGTGTGGAATCCTCTTCCGAGCATCGTGGAATTACCGATAGTTCTGTTTCATCACTGGTTCCCTGCACTGATTACTGATGGTTTTGCTGCGAATCTGATGAGTTCGGTGTCGAGTGCGTTTGGCATGTACTTTTTGAATCGCATTTTGTTTTATGTGGGGATTCCACGGTTCTGGAGGATTGTCTATTCGCTGATTTACGCTCTCAATCCTTTAATATGGTTGTACTCCTCCAACGGCATGTCGGAAGCCATGATGATAGCTACAATGCTGGGCGCACTCCACGGTGCGGTGCGCTACTTGGATGATGGGCGTCACAGCCATCTGATTTCGGCCGGGCTGTGGTTGGCAGCGTGTTTTGGTGCGAGATATGAGGCCGTTCCCTTTGGCGCCCTGGTCGGCCTCGCTCTTTTGCTGGCTTTGTATTTAAAAGGGTATTCCGCATCGCGCATCCAGGCGGATTTGATTGTTGCGGGATTGCCCTTGATTTTCGCTGGATTGGTCTGGGTGTTTTTAAACTGGACGATTATGGGGAATCCACTGTATTTCATGAACTCTGCATATTCTAATGCTTCCCAAATAGGTACGGGAAGCTACAATGATAAACTCATTTTGAGGGACGCCCACCACTTGTTCTACTCGCTGCAGACCGTAGCTCACTTCTCCTTTTTGTTTCCGCCTGCTATTGTTGGACTCGCGGGTGCTTTACTGGTTTTTGCTTTCAGCAAGAAACGTCGCGGTCAAGCACTCTTGTTTGTGGCAGCACTTCTGACCATTCCACTCTTTCAGGTTGTGATGATTTATAAGCATGCGTCCGCAATTTGGTCTCGCTTTTTTATCACGTATATTCCTTTTGGCATCCTTCTCGTGGCATTGCTCATGGTTGTGATTGCAAAGGGACCTTGGCTGGTGCGACATTTTTTGCTGCTCGTTTCAGCAGCCGTACTGCTAGGCGGCAACTACGTTACGTTTCACGAGATACAAACTCCCATCATGGGGAAAGGTGTCACAAAGAATTTTGCTCATGTCGTGGAAGGACTTCCGGCATCCCAGGCGGCTCAGAATAATGGGATGACGCAAGGGAAGATCGTAGCGAACTACATTAATGAACACCCGCATCTAGTCGTGTTGCTGGATACTTTTGACTCCTTTAGCGTCGTACCATTCATCAAGGACCCCAAACAGGTAGTAATTACAAGTGATTTGAATTTTCAAAGTCTTCTCCTGAATCCAAGGGGACGCGTTAGTGATTTTCTAGTTCCAAACCCGGGTGGCGTGGGGGCATTGGATGCCATCAATAGA
Proteins encoded in this window:
- a CDS encoding glycosyltransferase, whose translation is MTETDFQSEYSHSWRWDSVRVAKLFVSLRPYRLSDATGWVDPVSKSAAALLSLNACRTLSILPFAKHNQRVFVACSNPEKVQDEPTLRELAMETHCSIVLCGTDLDDLVFAWRRLEEQPGTNAENRLGEILLQEGKLSGQELIDALEAQKETGSRVGAILTSGNSLTSWDVALAIAQQRKIPVVDLLHQPQLKTMLNAASLAQVWESVSDEFWHRHLVVPLGRDATTLTVAMVDPDDSEALTALTQQFQCKVRICAAGYRDVMSALAVKYSKEHEESSRLALVARRPDESASVRFSRGQIVTATVLLVLFAGGVAIRPLWTIAFVVIVLQLIYAANNVFRLWLMQRSAKQTTEYTVTKVDLAKIPPVSLPAYTVLVPVYKEAEVLPDLVEAIKNLQYPKDRLDVKLLLEEDDEETIQIAKASKLPNFIEMVIVPSSEPKTKPKACNYGLMRARGEYVVIFDAEDIPEPDQLLKAISVFRQNKDQTLACVQAKLSYYNAEQNILTRWFTAEYANWFELSLPALFSHDLPIPLGGTSNHFRADVLKEMGAWDPYNVAEDADLGIRMHKHGYRTAIVNSTTFEEANADFLNWIRQRSRWVKGYMQTWLVHMRRPVELHRALGVKGTAAFHMIVGGTPFTFLLNPLMWFMTVLWFIFKPHFMHQLYDNPIYYLSVINFMFGNFAFTYVNVVGTMQRQSWPLAKYALLSPIYWIFMSIASWKALYQLFVKPSYWEKTIHGLAKKDDKSITQILTVGSNS